The following coding sequences lie in one Cannabis sativa cultivar Pink pepper isolate KNU-18-1 chromosome 5, ASM2916894v1, whole genome shotgun sequence genomic window:
- the LOC115716636 gene encoding uncharacterized protein LOC115716636 isoform X1 has product MCEKKRKDSKTEMIEGMRKLWQPCTTRSSPLFLFIFFLFTAALIFSTRFFDTTEILSNLPFHSLPPPQNHTKLNIPVNCTAYGNIGTCPSNHSTAYNPYLDQDRPLSPTCPEYFRWIYEDLKPWAQTGVTRDMVERAESMGLANFRLVIVKGKAYVEYYRHSFQTRDIFTLWGILQLLRRYPGRVPDLDLMFNCGDLPIVQSAVFSGPNAPIPPPVFNYCKDNTTLDIVFPDWSFWGWPEIDIKPWTPLLKEIKEGNKMKKWVEREPYAYWKGNSHVTRNRRDLFKCKASLFYDWKARLYAQDWNRAARRGYKRSNLADQCTHRFKIYIEGNAWSVSHKYILSCNSVTLTVKPRYYDFFARGLIPRHHYWPIKVNDKCRSIKYAVDWGNFHQKEAQEIGEQGSKFIEEELKMDYVYDFMLNILIEYAKLLKYKPTIPPRATELCYETMACQADGIAQEFMMESMEKAPTDTVPCTMPPPYNVSSLASFLERKDILIKEVELWEKKYQDNQNWNP; this is encoded by the exons GCTTTAATATTCTCCACGCGCTTCTTCGACACCACC GAAATTTTAAGTAACCTGCCTTTCCACAGCCTTCCACCACCTCAAAATCACACAAAACTCAATATTCCAGTCAATTGTACTGCTTATGGTAACATAGGCACTTGCCCCTCAAATCATTCCACTGCTTACAATCCATATCTAGATCAAGATCGTCCATTGTCACCAACATGTCCAGAATACTTTCGTTGGATTTATGAAGACTTAAAGCCATGGGCTCAAACAGGTGTAACAAGAGACATGGTAGAGCGAGCCGAAAGTATGGGCCTTGCTAACTTTAGACTCGTCATAGTAAAAGGCAAGGCCTATGTGGAGTATTATAGGCATTCTTTTCAAACTAGAGATATTTTTACTCTGTGGGGGATCTTACAGCTGTTAAGGAGATACCCAGGTAGAGTCCCTGATTTGGACCTTATGTTCAATTGTGGTGATCTACCAATCGTTCAGTCAGCAGTATTTAGTGGGCCCAATGCCCCAATACCACCTCCAGTGTTTAATTATTGTAAAGATAATACTACACTTGACATTGTCTTCCCAGATTGGTCTTTTTGGGGTTG GCCTGAGATAGACATAAAGCCATGGACACCATTGTTGAAAGAAATTAAGGAAGGTAACAAGATGAAAAAATGGGTGGAGAGAGAACCTTATGCTTATTGGAAAGGAAACTCACATGTTACTCGCAATAGACGAGATCTTTTCAAATGTAAGGCTTCTTTATTTTATGACTGGAAAGCTCGTCTTTATGCTCAA GATTGGAATCGAGCAGCAAGGCGTGGATACAAGAGATCAAATTTAGCTGACCAATGCACTCATAG GTTTAAGATTTATATTGAAGGGAATGCTTGGTCTGTTAGTCATAAATACATTCTTTCATGCAATTCAGTTACATTAACTGTAAAACCACGTTACTATGATTTTTTCGCTCGAGGCTTGATTCCGAGGCACCATTATTGGCCGATCAAAGTTAATGACAAGTGTAGATCGATTAAATATGCTGTTGACTGGGGCAATTTTCACCAAAAAGag gcaCAAGAAATTGGAGAACAAGGGAGTAAATTCATTGAAGAAGAGTTGAAAATGGATTATGTGTATGATTTCATGCTTAATATTCTAATTGAATATGCCAAACTCTTAAAATATAAGCCCACTATACCCCCACGAGCTACTGAACTTTGTTACGAGACAATGGCTTGCCAAGCAGATGGCATAGCACAAGAATTTATGATGGAATCAATGGAGAAGGCTCCCACAGACACTGTCCCTTGCACAATGCCACCTCCTTATAATGTTTCATCTTTAGCGTCTTTTCTTGAgagaaaagatattttaattaaagaagTAGAGTTATGGGAAAAGAAGTATCAAGATAATCAAAACTGGAAtccatag
- the LOC115716636 gene encoding uncharacterized protein LOC115716636 isoform X2, with product MIEGMRKLWQPCTTRSSPLFLFIFFLFTAALIFSTRFFDTTEILSNLPFHSLPPPQNHTKLNIPVNCTAYGNIGTCPSNHSTAYNPYLDQDRPLSPTCPEYFRWIYEDLKPWAQTGVTRDMVERAESMGLANFRLVIVKGKAYVEYYRHSFQTRDIFTLWGILQLLRRYPGRVPDLDLMFNCGDLPIVQSAVFSGPNAPIPPPVFNYCKDNTTLDIVFPDWSFWGWPEIDIKPWTPLLKEIKEGNKMKKWVEREPYAYWKGNSHVTRNRRDLFKCKASLFYDWKARLYAQDWNRAARRGYKRSNLADQCTHRFKIYIEGNAWSVSHKYILSCNSVTLTVKPRYYDFFARGLIPRHHYWPIKVNDKCRSIKYAVDWGNFHQKEAQEIGEQGSKFIEEELKMDYVYDFMLNILIEYAKLLKYKPTIPPRATELCYETMACQADGIAQEFMMESMEKAPTDTVPCTMPPPYNVSSLASFLERKDILIKEVELWEKKYQDNQNWNP from the exons GCTTTAATATTCTCCACGCGCTTCTTCGACACCACC GAAATTTTAAGTAACCTGCCTTTCCACAGCCTTCCACCACCTCAAAATCACACAAAACTCAATATTCCAGTCAATTGTACTGCTTATGGTAACATAGGCACTTGCCCCTCAAATCATTCCACTGCTTACAATCCATATCTAGATCAAGATCGTCCATTGTCACCAACATGTCCAGAATACTTTCGTTGGATTTATGAAGACTTAAAGCCATGGGCTCAAACAGGTGTAACAAGAGACATGGTAGAGCGAGCCGAAAGTATGGGCCTTGCTAACTTTAGACTCGTCATAGTAAAAGGCAAGGCCTATGTGGAGTATTATAGGCATTCTTTTCAAACTAGAGATATTTTTACTCTGTGGGGGATCTTACAGCTGTTAAGGAGATACCCAGGTAGAGTCCCTGATTTGGACCTTATGTTCAATTGTGGTGATCTACCAATCGTTCAGTCAGCAGTATTTAGTGGGCCCAATGCCCCAATACCACCTCCAGTGTTTAATTATTGTAAAGATAATACTACACTTGACATTGTCTTCCCAGATTGGTCTTTTTGGGGTTG GCCTGAGATAGACATAAAGCCATGGACACCATTGTTGAAAGAAATTAAGGAAGGTAACAAGATGAAAAAATGGGTGGAGAGAGAACCTTATGCTTATTGGAAAGGAAACTCACATGTTACTCGCAATAGACGAGATCTTTTCAAATGTAAGGCTTCTTTATTTTATGACTGGAAAGCTCGTCTTTATGCTCAA GATTGGAATCGAGCAGCAAGGCGTGGATACAAGAGATCAAATTTAGCTGACCAATGCACTCATAG GTTTAAGATTTATATTGAAGGGAATGCTTGGTCTGTTAGTCATAAATACATTCTTTCATGCAATTCAGTTACATTAACTGTAAAACCACGTTACTATGATTTTTTCGCTCGAGGCTTGATTCCGAGGCACCATTATTGGCCGATCAAAGTTAATGACAAGTGTAGATCGATTAAATATGCTGTTGACTGGGGCAATTTTCACCAAAAAGag gcaCAAGAAATTGGAGAACAAGGGAGTAAATTCATTGAAGAAGAGTTGAAAATGGATTATGTGTATGATTTCATGCTTAATATTCTAATTGAATATGCCAAACTCTTAAAATATAAGCCCACTATACCCCCACGAGCTACTGAACTTTGTTACGAGACAATGGCTTGCCAAGCAGATGGCATAGCACAAGAATTTATGATGGAATCAATGGAGAAGGCTCCCACAGACACTGTCCCTTGCACAATGCCACCTCCTTATAATGTTTCATCTTTAGCGTCTTTTCTTGAgagaaaagatattttaattaaagaagTAGAGTTATGGGAAAAGAAGTATCAAGATAATCAAAACTGGAAtccatag